In candidate division KSB1 bacterium, the genomic window AGCTTCTTGCCGGCCTCCCACGCTTCGGCCACTGGATCTCCCAAGCTCCAGTAGATGTTGTCCGGCATAGTCAGTGCGAAGGGACGCATCTTGCGCACGTCAGGCCGCCCCCGCGTAAGACACTTCGCGTCCGCATAGGCGCCGACGATCTGGCCTATATACAGCACGTCTCCGCCAAGGTCCACCTTGCGCACCAGCCTGCACTCCATGGACAGCGGGCAGGCTGCTACCATCGGCGCGCCGGTCTCCTCGCCGTAGAAAAGCTCGAATAGAGTACTCTTGTCACAGTTGCGTCCCGATACCAGACCGCAGAAATCCACCTTCTCCACCAATTCCACGCTGGGCACATTTACGCTGAATGCGCCGCTCTTTTCGATGCCCGGATTCGTATAGTGTTCACTGCCCAACGCAATTGCGACCATCGGTGGGTCATAGTTGACGCGACTGACCCAAGCGACGGTGAGGAAGTTGGGACGCCCCTCCACCATCGCGCCCACAAGGACCACAGGCATGGGGTACATGCTTATGTCGTTGTCGATGCGGACCTTCCTCATTGTCCTCCTTTCCCAATCGAGTCCACTTTGACCCGCAGAAAACGGGGATAATAGATGTCCTGGTCGGTAAAGCAGTCGTCGAATCTGCGGGAATTGACTGCGTAGCTGACGACGAGCTCAGACCCCTCGGTGGCGAGCTCGGGGTGTGCTTTTGCCGCGTAGCAGAAGTAACGACGGTTCCTGCTCGCCTCAGGGCAGCGGTAGAGTGTCTGGGCGGGCGAAAATGGCCCATAAGGGGTTTCGGCAACGCGAAGTCGCAACGGGTAGCCCCTTCCCCACGAGCCGCTGACCAGTATGAATTTGCCCAGAGCTGGCAGGTAGCTCACGGAGAACTCGGTCGCCCCGTCCTTCAGCACCGGCCGTAGCTTCTCTGGTCGCCTGGACCACGTGCCTCGTGCGCCATCCAGGTACTCCCATTTGTTCGGGTCGGCCACGGCCTCCATCGGCGCCCGCGCCACCACCATGTGCACCTCTCTGAACCAGGTCCGGAACCGACGACGGAAGCCGTAGATGTACAAGTGCTCCCCTTGGGCAAGGAGCCAGGAACCGAATGTGCCAGTCTTTTCCGCCCACGGCAGCACCTTTACCTCAATCTCCCAACGCCGGGGATCGTCGTCGGGGTTGCGTACCCAGTGCACCTCGTGTCCCACGATGCGAAAACCGGTCACCTGGTTGGGGTCAATCGTGACCACGCGCACCGCGAACACGGCGAGCTCTGCCCCAACTCGGGCCGCACTCAGAGGCCAACACCGCCCGGGGAGGGAACCAGAGCCAAAAAAGGCGTTTGGACCTTCCTGCCCCTGTTTCCAGTAGAAACGCACGTTCCCCTCACGCTGCACGGCTATGGAATTGGCCACCAGCCGTGCACCCCTCCTCGTGCCTGCCTGCGGGTTATCACTCACAAATGAGTCGCCAAAGAGCCAGAGAATGCGCTGGCCGTCCAGTGGGGTGCTAAAGGCGCAGTCCCCTCCCAGCCAGCCCTCAGTGCCCATCCTAAACAGGCGCTCCAGCTCGGGCATGGGCGAGACGTCGACGGCCACCTGGAAATCCCTGCTCACGCACGTCCTCCGTTAACCGCTGGTCGGATCGGATAAGTTCGGCAGCGGATTGCCGCGTCATAGGCGGCCACAACGTTTTCTGGAGGCACATTGGCCTGGATATTGTGCACCTGGGTGAAAACGTACCCGCCGCCTGGGGCGAAGATGCGCATCCGCTCCTCAACCTGCGCGGCAATTTCCTCGGGGCTCCCTTCCGGCAATAGGGATTGGGTATCTACGCCTCCGCCCCAGAAGGTGAGGCGGTCGCCGAACTCCTTTTTCAGCCGTGCCGGCTCCATGTCTTTAGCCGAGGTCTGGACCGGGTTGAGCACCTCTACTCCCGCATCAATGAGGTCCGGGATCAGAGCGTAGATTGACCCGCAACTATGCAGAAACACATGCACTTTTGAGTGCTGTTTGACGTACTGGTAGACGGCCTTGTGGCGGGGCTTGATGAGCTCCCGGTACATGTCCGGTGAAAGCTGCGGCCCCTTTTGCGTACCGAGGTCATCGCCCATCTGAATGAGCTGGATGTAGTCGCCCACGGCCTGCAGATAAGCCTGGAGGTTCTTC contains:
- a CDS encoding flavin reductase family protein, with protein sequence MRKVRIDNDISMYPMPVVLVGAMVEGRPNFLTVAWVSRVNYDPPMVAIALGSEHYTNPGIEKSGAFSVNVPSVELVEKVDFCGLVSGRNCDKSTLFELFYGEETGAPMVAACPLSMECRLVRKVDLGGDVLYIGQIVGAYADAKCLTRGRPDVRKMRPFALTMPDNIYWSLGDPVAEAWEAGKKL
- a CDS encoding DUF4185 domain-containing protein, which codes for MSRDFQVAVDVSPMPELERLFRMGTEGWLGGDCAFSTPLDGQRILWLFGDSFVSDNPQAGTRRGARLVANSIAVQREGNVRFYWKQGQEGPNAFFGSGSLPGRCWPLSAARVGAELAVFAVRVVTIDPNQVTGFRIVGHEVHWVRNPDDDPRRWEIEVKVLPWAEKTGTFGSWLLAQGEHLYIYGFRRRFRTWFREVHMVVARAPMEAVADPNKWEYLDGARGTWSRRPEKLRPVLKDGATEFSVSYLPALGKFILVSGSWGRGYPLRLRVAETPYGPFSPAQTLYRCPEASRNRRYFCYAAKAHPELATEGSELVVSYAVNSRRFDDCFTDQDIYYPRFLRVKVDSIGKGGQ